A single window of Anaerolineae bacterium DNA harbors:
- a CDS encoding sigma-70 family RNA polymerase sigma factor: protein MASLAQQGDLAAFNVLVQRYQSLAYNVTYRITGDADLASDATQEALILAYRKIGQFRGGSFRAWLARIATNCAYDQLRSRQRHRASSIEDLVEEHDRVAELVDDRVSPEDAALGAELSRAIAAAVLKLPPDQRSVIVLVDFNQFNYDEAADALGLSLGTVKSRLSRARGRVREMLLEHPELLPAGLRP, encoded by the coding sequence CTGGCCTCGCTGGCACAGCAGGGCGACCTGGCGGCCTTCAACGTCCTGGTTCAGAGGTACCAGTCTCTGGCCTACAACGTCACCTACCGCATCACTGGCGACGCCGACCTGGCCAGTGACGCTACCCAGGAAGCTCTCATCTTGGCATATCGCAAGATCGGGCAGTTCCGTGGCGGCTCCTTCCGGGCCTGGCTGGCCCGCATCGCCACCAACTGCGCTTACGATCAGCTGCGCTCCCGTCAGCGCCACCGCGCCTCCTCCATCGAGGACCTGGTCGAGGAACACGATAGGGTGGCAGAGCTGGTGGACGACCGGGTCTCGCCCGAGGATGCTGCCCTGGGCGCCGAGCTCTCGCGCGCCATCGCCGCTGCTGTCCTCAAGCTTCCTCCGGACCAGAGGTCGGTGATCGTCCTGGTGGACTTCAACCAGTTCAACTACGACGAGGCGGCGGACGCCCTGGGCCTATCCCTCGGCACTGTCAAGTCTCGCCTCAGCCGCGCCCGAGGTAGGGTGCGCGAGATGCTGCTCGAGCACCCGGAACTACTCCCTGCCGGACTACGTCCTTAG
- a CDS encoding zf-HC2 domain-containing protein: MANTRRFPTPDAQHVSHLLSSYLDGQVEEGERVLVERHLATCPVCRLELEQLQLIVNTMRATPLAEPTRSFALTPDMVRRRSWLSLWTRYSPAVAAIAAMLLVALLSVDLLLVQGFRGAPVPKASTAGAVALPQLAPSEPVTVLEAEPADRLRPEATAVPAPPLPPEPTVAAAAAELPAEPAPESAPLAASESPVEEAAPYSSAEAEVAGLAAAPLPAGSPALTNTYEPSKRGLGGPPPEATATPAAAFGLAVPPTPEDLAAAAEPLAAEGAPEDVTAQPRHEAPQIAVEERQDTQPADSAAEAHEQGMAEGAPEAQVRTEGRPLERTLRIAEVGLAAILAVSLATWALAIGLRRRSAHV; the protein is encoded by the coding sequence ATGGCTAATACCCGACGCTTCCCTACGCCAGACGCCCAGCACGTAAGTCACCTGCTCTCTTCGTACCTGGACGGCCAGGTGGAGGAGGGCGAACGAGTGCTGGTCGAGCGACACTTGGCCACGTGCCCAGTCTGCCGCCTCGAGCTCGAGCAGCTGCAGCTGATCGTGAATACCATGCGGGCTACTCCCCTCGCTGAACCGACACGCTCATTCGCCCTGACTCCTGACATGGTTAGGCGCCGTTCCTGGCTCAGCCTCTGGACCAGGTATTCCCCGGCCGTGGCCGCCATCGCCGCCATGCTGCTCGTCGCCCTCCTGTCCGTGGACTTGCTCCTGGTGCAAGGCTTTCGCGGCGCTCCGGTCCCGAAAGCGTCCACCGCCGGGGCGGTGGCGCTCCCCCAGCTCGCTCCGTCCGAGCCCGTCACCGTCCTGGAGGCTGAGCCCGCCGACCGGCTGCGACCGGAGGCCACCGCCGTGCCCGCACCTCCCCTGCCGCCTGAGCCCACCGTGGCCGCAGCCGCGGCTGAGCTGCCCGCCGAGCCCGCCCCCGAGTCGGCACCGCTGGCCGCCTCGGAGTCTCCTGTCGAGGAGGCTGCGCCGTATTCCAGCGCCGAGGCCGAGGTAGCCGGTCTGGCGGCGGCCCCGCTTCCTGCAGGCTCTCCGGCCCTGACCAACACCTACGAGCCAAGCAAGCGCGGGCTCGGCGGGCCACCTCCAGAGGCCACGGCCACGCCTGCTGCCGCCTTCGGGCTGGCGGTGCCCCCTACCCCCGAGGACCTCGCCGCCGCGGCCGAGCCCCTGGCAGCCGAAGGCGCGCCGGAGGACGTCACCGCGCAACCGAGGCACGAGGCCCCGCAGATAGCGGTGGAGGAAAGGCAAGACACCCAGCCGGCGGACAGCGCAGCCGAAGCTCACGAGCAAGGGATGGCGGAGGGCGCCCCCGAGGCGCAGGTGCGCACCGAAGGCCGGCCCCTGGAGCGGACCCTCCGCATTGCCGAGGTCGGCCTGGCGGCCATCCTGGCCGTCTCCCTGGCGACCTGGGCGTTAGCGATCGGCCTCCGCCGGCGATCTGCCCACGTCTAG
- a CDS encoding DegT/DnrJ/EryC1/StrS family aminotransferase, giving the protein MASQLALLGGPKSVKSDPGDMFTWPIVTPDIEEAVLEVLRRGAMSGWDVTKQLEQEFAAWHGMEFCLGHNTGTQAIQAAMYGVGVGKGDEIICPSVTYWASCLQVYSLGGTVVFADVDPDTVNIDPNDIEHRITERTKAIVAVHYTGYPADMDPIMDIARRHNLKVIEDCSHAHGALYKGRMVGTIGDVGGFSIMSGKSFAAGEGGLLLTNDREIYERALVFGHYARHSELTLPQYVAGAGLPWGGYKNRMNQLTSAMARVQLKKYPAEMEDIDRAMNFFWDEIGDQPGIRSHRPAKGSNCTKGGWYAPHGLYRPEELGGLSVHRFCEALRAEGVPTSPGCNKALHTHPLFNTIDVYHAGRPTRVANLPEGVEIAQPAGSLPVSEGIQERIYSIPWFKHYRPDIISEYSAAFRKVIEHYEELLPGDPGNPEDAGGWGLTRRIAAR; this is encoded by the coding sequence ATGGCAAGCCAGCTGGCGTTATTGGGTGGTCCCAAGTCGGTCAAGAGCGACCCAGGGGACATGTTCACCTGGCCCATCGTCACTCCGGACATAGAGGAGGCAGTCCTAGAGGTGCTCCGCCGAGGTGCTATGTCCGGGTGGGACGTCACCAAGCAGCTTGAGCAGGAGTTCGCCGCCTGGCACGGCATGGAGTTCTGTCTCGGGCACAACACCGGCACCCAGGCGATACAGGCCGCTATGTACGGCGTGGGCGTAGGCAAGGGCGACGAGATCATCTGCCCCAGCGTGACCTACTGGGCCTCCTGTCTCCAGGTGTACAGCCTGGGCGGCACCGTCGTCTTTGCCGATGTAGACCCCGACACCGTCAACATAGATCCCAACGACATCGAGCACCGCATCACCGAGCGCACCAAAGCCATCGTGGCCGTGCATTACACCGGCTATCCCGCCGACATGGACCCCATCATGGACATCGCTCGCCGCCACAACCTCAAGGTGATCGAGGACTGCTCGCATGCCCACGGCGCCCTCTACAAGGGCCGTATGGTGGGCACCATTGGAGACGTGGGTGGGTTCTCGATCATGTCCGGCAAGTCCTTCGCCGCCGGAGAGGGCGGGCTGCTTCTCACCAACGACCGCGAGATCTACGAGCGCGCCCTCGTGTTCGGCCACTACGCCCGTCACAGCGAGCTCACCCTGCCCCAGTATGTGGCCGGCGCGGGGCTGCCTTGGGGCGGATACAAGAACCGCATGAACCAGCTCACCTCAGCCATGGCTAGGGTGCAGCTCAAGAAGTACCCGGCCGAGATGGAAGACATTGATCGTGCCATGAACTTCTTCTGGGACGAGATCGGCGACCAGCCGGGCATTCGCTCGCACCGCCCTGCCAAAGGTAGCAACTGCACCAAAGGCGGATGGTATGCCCCCCACGGGCTCTACCGCCCCGAGGAGCTGGGTGGGCTGTCGGTTCACCGATTCTGCGAGGCTCTGCGCGCCGAAGGGGTGCCCACCTCGCCCGGCTGCAACAAAGCCCTGCACACCCATCCACTGTTCAACACCATTGACGTCTACCATGCTGGCCGGCCCACTCGCGTGGCCAACCTGCCTGAGGGAGTGGAGATCGCTCAGCCTGCCGGAAGCTTGCCGGTCTCGGAGGGTATCCAGGAGCGCATCTACAGCATCCCCTGGTTCAAACACTATCGCCCGGACATCATCTCCGAGTATTCCGCCGCCTTCCGCAAGGTGATCGAGCACTACGAAGAGCTCCTGCCCGGTGATCCTGGCAACCCCGAGGACGCCGGCGGCTGGGGCCTCACCCGGCGAATCGCGGCCAGGTAG